One Ailuropoda melanoleuca isolate Jingjing chromosome 14, ASM200744v2, whole genome shotgun sequence DNA segment encodes these proteins:
- the ZFYVE1 gene encoding zinc finger FYVE domain-containing protein 1 isoform X3, with the protein MSPCPPWALLLSFSMRLCTLSCWALALSDRFSGEIPDDQMAHSSFFPDEYFTCSSLCLSCGAGCKNSMNHGKEGVPHEAKSRCRYSHQYDNRVYTCKACYERGKEVSVVPKTSASTDSPWMGLAKYAWSGYVIECPNCGVVYRSRQYWFGNQDPVDTVVRTEIVHVWPGTDGFLKDNNNAAQRLLDGMNFMAQSVSELSLGPTKAVTSWLTDQIAPAYWRPNSQILSCNKCATSFKDNDTKHHCRACGEGFCDSCSSKTRPVPERGWGPAPVRVCDNCYEVRNVQLDVTEAQADDEGGTLIARKVGEAVQSTLGAVVTAIDIPLGLVKDAARPAYWVPDHEILHCHSCRKEFSVKLSKHHCRACGQGFCDECSHDRRAVPSRGWDHPVRVCFNCNKKPGDL; encoded by the exons ATGTCCCCTTGTCCACCCTGGGCCCTGCTGTTATCATTTTCCATGAGACTGTGCACACTCAGCTGCTGGGCTCTG GCACTGAGTGACCGCTTCAGCGGTGAGATCCCCGATGACCAGATGGCGCACAGCTCCTTTTTTCCAGATGAATACTTCACCTGCTCCTCCTTGTGCCTCAGCTGTGG GGCTGGATGCAAGAACAGCATGAATCATGGGAAAGAAGGAGTCCCTCATGAAGCCAAGAGCCGCTGCAGATACTCCCACCAGTATGACAACCGAGTTTATACCTGCAAG GCCTGCTATGAGAGAGGCAAGGAGGTCAGCGTAGTGCCCAAGACGTCCGCTTCCACGGACTCCCCCTGGATGGGTCTTGCAAAATACGCCTGGTCTGG GTATGTGATTGAATGTCCCAACTGCGGCGTGGTCTACCGTAGCCGGCAGTACTGGTTCGGGAACCAGGATCCTGTGGATACGGTGGTCCGGACAGAGATTGTGCATGTGTGGCCTGGA ACGGATGGCTTTCTGAAGGACAACAACAATGCTGCCCAGCGCCTCTTGGATGGGATGAACTTCATGGCTCAGTCGGTGTCTGAGCTTAGCCTTGGGCCCACCAAGGCTGTGACTTCCTGGCTGACAGACCAGATTGCCCCTGCGTACTGGAGGCCCAACTCCCAGATCCTG AGCTGCAACAAATGCGCCACATCCTTTAAAGATAACGATACCAAGCATCACTGCCGGGCCTGCGGGGAGGGCTTCTGTGACAGCTGTTCGTCCAAGACCCGGCCAGTGCCCGAGCGGGGCTGGGGCCCTGCACCCGTGCGGGTGTGTGACAACTGCTATGAAGTCCGGAATGTCCAGTTAG ATGTGACTGAGGCACAGGCTGACGATGAAGGTGGGACGCTGATCGCTCGGAAGGTGGGCGAGGCCGTGCAGAGCACTTTGGGGGCCGTGGTGACAGCCATTGACATACCACTAG GGCTGGTGAAGGACGCGGCCAGGCCGGCGTACTGGGTGCCCGACCACGAGATCCTGCACTGCCACAGCTGCCGGAAGGAGTTCAGCGTCAAGCTTTCCAAGCACCACTGCCGGGCCTGCGGACAGGGCTTCTGTGACGAGTGCTCCCACGACCGCCGGGCTGTCCCTTCTCGAGGCTGGGACCATCCTGTCCGAGTCTGCTTTAACTGCAATAAAAAGCCCGGTGACCTTTAA